A DNA window from Pontiella agarivorans contains the following coding sequences:
- a CDS encoding Hsp20/alpha crystallin family protein codes for MFHPVKRNSNVVYADPFAHIFESFFGDSARYSPAETKLNPQFEITETDDAFSVAAELPGLGKEQIEIVLENDVLTVKGEKKAEEQKEDRNCLYSTRQYGSFERKFQLPDSVDQAEVKAHYENGLLMLNLPKKPEAVKPAPRQIEVK; via the coding sequence ATGTTCCATCCAGTAAAAAGAAACAGCAATGTTGTATACGCGGATCCGTTTGCGCATATCTTCGAATCCTTTTTCGGAGATTCCGCACGTTACAGTCCGGCGGAAACCAAATTGAATCCGCAGTTCGAAATTACAGAAACGGACGATGCCTTTTCCGTGGCGGCTGAACTTCCAGGCCTTGGAAAAGAGCAGATTGAAATTGTGCTGGAAAACGATGTTCTGACGGTGAAGGGCGAAAAGAAAGCCGAGGAGCAGAAGGAGGATCGGAACTGTCTTTACAGCACTCGCCAGTACGGTTCTTTTGAACGCAAATTCCAGCTTCCGGATTCAGTGGATCAGGCGGAGGTTAAAGCGCATTATGAAAATGGCTTGCTGATGTTGAATCTGCCGAAAAAACCGGAGGCGGTGAAACCCGCACCGCGGCAAATTGAAGTGAAGTAA
- the tpx gene encoding thiol peroxidase codes for MASITLKGNPVSTAGELPAVGTDAPAFSAIKTDLSECALSDLSGKKVVLNIFPSIDTGVCAMSTTKFNAEAGKLDNTVVLCVSVDLPFALGRFCGAEGLEDVIPVSVFRNPEFGSGYGVTIEDGPLKGLLSRAVVVIDETGKVVYTEQVPEITQEPNYEAALSAL; via the coding sequence ATGGCTTCTATCACATTAAAAGGAAATCCCGTCAGCACCGCAGGCGAACTCCCGGCCGTCGGTACAGATGCCCCCGCATTCTCCGCAATCAAAACCGATCTCTCCGAATGCGCCCTCAGCGATCTATCGGGTAAAAAAGTCGTTCTCAACATCTTCCCCAGCATCGACACCGGCGTATGCGCGATGTCGACCACCAAATTCAATGCTGAAGCCGGAAAACTCGACAACACCGTGGTACTCTGTGTTTCGGTGGACCTTCCCTTCGCACTCGGCCGCTTCTGCGGTGCAGAAGGACTTGAAGATGTGATCCCCGTTTCCGTTTTCCGCAATCCTGAATTCGGCAGCGGCTACGGCGTAACCATCGAAGACGGTCCCCTCAAAGGCCTCCTTTCCCGTGCCGTCGTCGTCATCGACGAAACCGGAAAAGTCGTCTACACCGAACAGGTCCCGGAAATCACACAGGAACCGAACTACGAAGCCGCACTTTCCGCGCTTTAA
- the hisB gene encoding imidazoleglycerol-phosphate dehydratase HisB encodes MDKPRTAHIERNTKETQIDLTLNIDGQANYENSTGVPFFDHMLDLLAKHALLDLKIQASGDIDVDYHHLVEDVGIVLGEAFNQALGDRKGINRYGFWVLPMDEAQAAAEVCLDLGGRPFFVYKMDHPQHYIRDFDVIIIKHFWRSFCDSAKMNLHIELKFGEDLHHCIEAIFKSVARALRVACDSDPRALDLLPSSKGRIGA; translated from the coding sequence ATGGATAAACCACGTACTGCACACATTGAACGCAACACGAAAGAGACGCAGATTGATCTGACGCTGAATATCGACGGTCAGGCTAATTATGAAAACTCTACCGGCGTTCCTTTTTTTGACCATATGCTCGATCTGCTGGCGAAACACGCATTGCTGGATCTCAAGATTCAAGCCTCGGGGGATATCGATGTGGATTACCATCATCTTGTTGAGGATGTCGGTATTGTGCTGGGTGAGGCATTTAATCAGGCTTTGGGCGACCGCAAGGGGATTAACCGCTATGGATTCTGGGTGTTGCCGATGGATGAGGCGCAGGCTGCCGCGGAAGTCTGTCTGGATCTGGGGGGGCGGCCGTTTTTTGTCTATAAAATGGATCATCCGCAGCATTACATCCGTGATTTTGATGTGATCATTATCAAGCATTTCTGGCGCTCATTCTGCGATTCGGCCAAAATGAATCTGCATATTGAACTGAAATTCGGCGAAGATCTGCATCACTGTATTGAAGCCATTTTCAAATCGGTGGCGCGGGCGCTGCGTGTGGCTTGCGATTCCGATCCACGCGCGCTGGACCTGTTGCCGTCGAGCAAGGGACGCATCGGCGCATAG
- a CDS encoding sulfite exporter TauE/SafE family protein — protein MMEFLADYSFLDLFWIGLSLFLTGMSKGGFPVGGIALPILILMWPAQANAARAAVGFMLPMLCLMDVVALFFYRRHVLWGRLIYLMPATLFGVAIASYLFVSDSAMISVSDQALKLLIGLLGIVFVIYFAAKKWILNHIHASQPNWSKGMVFGIGAGVTSTLAHAAGPVMQMYLLPQQLEKKKFAGTSCAFFWMLNLIKLLPFSMMGRIQPEGLKLGAVLLPVIPLGVAFGWWLTHKTEQKHYTVLIYAVLLITSITLIFKAF, from the coding sequence ATGATGGAATTTCTGGCCGATTACAGTTTTCTTGATCTGTTCTGGATCGGGTTGAGTCTGTTTCTGACTGGAATGAGCAAAGGCGGTTTTCCGGTGGGGGGAATTGCGTTGCCGATTCTGATTCTCATGTGGCCGGCGCAGGCCAATGCGGCAAGGGCGGCGGTGGGTTTTATGCTGCCGATGCTGTGTCTGATGGATGTGGTGGCTCTTTTTTTCTATCGCAGGCATGTGTTGTGGGGCCGATTGATTTATCTGATGCCGGCAACGCTGTTCGGGGTTGCAATTGCGAGTTATCTTTTTGTGTCTGATTCGGCAATGATTTCGGTGTCGGATCAGGCCCTGAAACTGCTGATCGGTTTGCTGGGTATTGTGTTTGTGATTTATTTTGCGGCGAAAAAATGGATTCTGAATCATATTCATGCATCCCAGCCAAACTGGAGCAAGGGAATGGTTTTCGGCATTGGTGCCGGGGTGACTTCAACGCTGGCGCATGCGGCAGGACCGGTGATGCAGATGTATCTGTTGCCGCAGCAATTGGAAAAGAAAAAATTTGCCGGAACGAGCTGTGCCTTTTTCTGGATGCTTAATCTGATTAAGCTACTCCCGTTCTCCATGATGGGACGCATTCAGCCGGAGGGTTTGAAGCTGGGGGCGGTACTGCTGCCGGTAATCCCGCTCGGCGTGGCATTCGGCTGGTGGCTGACGCATAAGACGGAGCAAAAGCATTACACCGTGTTGATTTATGCTGTGCTGCTGATCACATCGATTACGCTTATTTTTAAAGCGTTTTAA
- the hisH gene encoding imidazole glycerol phosphate synthase subunit HisH, with protein sequence MIGIIDYGMGNLGSVTNAFRFLELDAKIVTRKQEMDECRALILPGVGAFGDCMAHLVEHHFVDAVESWAEAGKPLMGICLGLQALFQHSEESPGVPGLGIFEGAVKKFDLPTELKVPQIGWNRMTEVQPDCPMFKGIPDESFFYLVHSFYVCPEDESVVAGKTGYGIDYTSCVWKDNVFATQFHPEKSQAVGLQMLKNFWQWAEVQ encoded by the coding sequence ATGATTGGCATAATTGACTACGGCATGGGTAACCTGGGCAGCGTAACGAATGCGTTCCGTTTTCTCGAACTGGATGCAAAAATCGTGACCCGAAAACAGGAGATGGATGAATGCCGCGCACTGATCCTTCCGGGAGTCGGAGCTTTCGGTGATTGCATGGCGCATCTGGTTGAGCACCATTTTGTGGATGCTGTTGAAAGCTGGGCGGAAGCCGGAAAACCGTTGATGGGCATCTGTCTCGGGCTGCAGGCGCTTTTCCAGCATTCGGAAGAATCGCCGGGCGTCCCGGGTCTTGGAATTTTTGAGGGAGCGGTGAAGAAGTTCGATCTTCCGACGGAACTGAAAGTGCCGCAGATCGGATGGAACCGGATGACGGAGGTGCAGCCTGACTGTCCGATGTTTAAAGGGATTCCGGACGAATCGTTTTTCTATCTGGTGCACTCGTTTTATGTTTGCCCGGAGGATGAATCGGTCGTGGCAGGAAAAACCGGATACGGGATCGATTACACGTCGTGTGTTTGGAAAGACAATGTTTTTGCCACACAGTTCCATCCTGAAAAATCGCAGGCTGTCGGGTTGCAGATGCTTAAAAATTTCTGGCAATGGGCGGAAGTGCAATAG
- a CDS encoding ATP-binding protein translates to MGLKNKILLIVFIASIAASAVTGAALVFVLKLMGMLEVVESPAMVAATLVCLFSMLFMLVLLIILLSKNVIMPAVEREMLENEREMLNEQLLHSQKMEAVGRLAGSIAHDFNNLLTIIDGYSSLIVADPKAEETAQNANEVIEAARKASFITRKLLSFSQKEKTEPVTLDLNSTLQDTDKMLARLIGEKITLVTKPHDTPIYVNADPVQMGQVLMNLAVNARDAMPNGGRITIKVSSKSIAQGECRKPDKLAEGMYAEISVHDTGHGIGEEILGRIFEAFFTTKGSGKGTGLGLSIVKSIMKENDGFIDVRSKQGSGTTFFIYLPVIDLSEDAYHGAKASEKKREQSDGAVFERGEEEAVAELAASGPTILLVEDDPMILNLVAQTLETQDYTILQATEGWEGIKVARNHKGKIDLLFTDVVMPGLGGAELAMAAAELYPEIKVLFMSGYSRSQLNEEGVPADAAILEKPFTPDKVINMVRQLLG, encoded by the coding sequence ATGGGATTAAAAAACAAAATCCTGCTGATTGTGTTTATTGCTTCGATCGCAGCCTCTGCGGTGACCGGGGCGGCTCTGGTGTTTGTTCTCAAACTAATGGGTATGCTGGAGGTTGTTGAAAGCCCGGCGATGGTTGCGGCCACACTGGTCTGCCTGTTCAGTATGCTGTTTATGCTGGTGCTGCTCATCATCCTGCTGAGTAAGAATGTCATAATGCCGGCCGTTGAGCGGGAGATGCTTGAGAATGAGCGTGAAATGCTCAACGAACAACTGCTTCACTCGCAGAAAATGGAAGCCGTTGGCCGGCTGGCCGGCTCGATTGCGCATGATTTTAATAATCTGCTTACGATTATTGATGGCTATTCAAGTCTGATTGTCGCCGATCCCAAAGCTGAGGAAACGGCTCAAAATGCCAACGAAGTTATCGAAGCGGCCCGAAAAGCCTCATTTATTACGCGAAAGCTGCTCAGCTTCAGTCAGAAGGAAAAAACCGAACCGGTTACCCTCGATCTTAACAGCACGTTGCAGGATACCGACAAAATGCTTGCGCGGCTGATCGGGGAAAAAATTACGCTGGTTACAAAGCCGCATGATACACCGATTTATGTCAATGCCGATCCCGTGCAAATGGGGCAGGTCCTCATGAATCTGGCTGTTAATGCGCGGGATGCCATGCCGAACGGCGGGCGAATTACCATTAAAGTAAGCAGTAAGAGCATTGCACAAGGGGAATGCCGCAAGCCGGATAAACTGGCCGAAGGCATGTATGCTGAAATTTCCGTGCACGATACCGGCCATGGAATCGGTGAAGAAATTCTGGGCCGCATTTTCGAGGCCTTCTTCACGACGAAAGGCTCCGGAAAAGGAACTGGACTCGGGCTTTCGATCGTGAAGAGCATCATGAAAGAAAATGATGGGTTTATTGATGTCCGCAGTAAACAGGGTTCCGGCACGACCTTCTTCATCTACCTTCCGGTAATCGATCTTTCAGAAGATGCCTATCATGGTGCCAAAGCCTCAGAGAAAAAAAGAGAGCAGAGTGACGGTGCGGTGTTTGAAAGGGGAGAAGAAGAGGCTGTCGCAGAGCTGGCTGCCAGTGGACCGACGATTCTGCTGGTGGAGGATGATCCGATGATACTCAATCTTGTTGCCCAGACGCTGGAAACGCAGGATTATACGATTTTGCAGGCCACGGAAGGCTGGGAAGGCATCAAGGTGGCACGTAATCACAAAGGTAAAATCGATCTGCTGTTCACCGATGTGGTGATGCCCGGTCTCGGCGGAGCTGAACTGGCGATGGCGGCCGCAGAATTGTACCCGGAAATCAAGGTTCTCTTCATGTCGGGCTATTCCCGGTCACAGCTTAATGAAGAAGGAGTTCCCGCCGATGCTGCGATTCTCGAAAAACCCTTCACGCCCGACAAAGTCATCAACATGGTCCGGCAGCTTTTAGGGTAG
- a CDS encoding BatD family protein codes for MKKLILLTGLIVAGSASASTNFYAQATASETNVFLGQVFNLDVLVKAEKKPDAPAFQSPEFHTTMLVNGQDTSGENTWLYRYALRPKQEGELIVPSLHFGSVYSKPIQIKASKPAASDRMKLEQNVSAASVYVGEPLLLTTQWDSTYPFGAIKAVDFHFPILNDPRFQILEIYDPGKENQANTTGLPVHGTRVLATRRSYQVDGTQHQSLEFSKILIPKKSGRIAVAPATLLCAAEAEDKTSAKRARRTAFQYPAYFDNTFFDRNATGDQWTRIYTESKPIEIDVKPLPQAGRPDLFNGMVGEFDIEVAAEPTSVRVGEPITLTITVTASNYLENIFFEPLRYQPNLVNRFEIPADRSLPERKGKSKVYTQTIRPLSLSNTEIPPIQLAYFSPTQQKYIIRESAPIPLQVSAAEEIGVFGGSFYQNRLRSVEEGIRQNYEDPDMLKSRQLPLFGWAHPALVLLILLLPPAVFGGVSLASLFGEKKHHIHRTAKAARAFNVFRRNVAHIKTHSMKAEIYGDLDRCLRAYFGDRLHLVPGALSYRDAEARLLDVGADDKTLEELKHLFALCEAYRFTRDYNETGNAAKIVREATRIVRTVERKLK; via the coding sequence ATGAAAAAGCTTATCCTATTGACAGGTTTAATCGTTGCGGGGTCGGCTTCGGCCTCTACCAATTTTTATGCACAGGCCACCGCATCGGAAACCAATGTGTTCCTCGGGCAGGTATTCAATCTTGATGTGCTGGTAAAGGCCGAAAAAAAACCCGACGCTCCGGCGTTCCAATCTCCGGAATTCCATACCACGATGCTGGTGAATGGACAGGATACCAGCGGGGAGAATACCTGGTTGTATCGCTATGCCCTGCGTCCGAAACAGGAGGGCGAACTTATTGTGCCTTCATTGCACTTCGGCAGCGTCTATTCCAAACCGATCCAGATCAAGGCCAGCAAACCCGCAGCGTCGGACCGGATGAAACTCGAACAAAATGTTTCTGCGGCTTCCGTTTATGTGGGTGAACCGCTCCTGCTGACAACGCAATGGGACAGCACTTACCCGTTCGGCGCCATCAAGGCCGTCGATTTTCACTTCCCGATTCTCAACGATCCCCGGTTCCAGATCCTCGAAATCTATGATCCGGGCAAAGAAAACCAGGCCAACACGACCGGTCTGCCGGTGCACGGCACACGCGTATTGGCCACGCGGCGGAGTTATCAGGTCGACGGCACACAGCACCAAAGCCTGGAATTCAGCAAAATCCTGATCCCGAAAAAAAGCGGCCGTATTGCCGTTGCGCCCGCCACTCTGCTATGCGCGGCGGAGGCCGAAGATAAAACCTCCGCTAAAAGAGCCCGCCGCACGGCGTTTCAATATCCCGCCTATTTCGACAACACCTTCTTCGATCGCAATGCAACCGGAGATCAATGGACGCGGATATATACTGAATCCAAACCGATTGAAATCGACGTTAAACCGCTTCCGCAAGCGGGTCGCCCCGATCTGTTCAATGGCATGGTCGGCGAATTTGATATTGAGGTTGCAGCCGAACCTACCTCAGTCCGTGTCGGAGAACCGATTACCCTGACGATCACCGTAACGGCTTCCAATTATCTGGAAAATATTTTCTTTGAACCATTGCGCTACCAACCCAATCTGGTCAACCGGTTTGAAATTCCCGCCGACCGTTCGCTGCCGGAACGCAAAGGTAAATCCAAAGTCTACACACAGACAATCCGGCCGCTTTCCCTCAGCAATACCGAAATACCCCCAATACAACTGGCCTACTTCAGTCCAACGCAGCAAAAGTATATCATCCGGGAATCCGCTCCCATTCCGTTGCAGGTGTCCGCCGCAGAAGAAATCGGCGTATTCGGAGGCTCGTTCTATCAAAACCGTTTGCGCTCTGTGGAAGAAGGAATTCGCCAGAACTATGAAGATCCGGACATGCTGAAATCGCGACAGCTGCCCCTGTTCGGATGGGCGCACCCCGCCCTTGTACTGCTGATCCTGCTGTTACCGCCTGCCGTGTTTGGAGGAGTTTCGCTGGCCTCACTCTTCGGCGAGAAAAAACATCACATTCATCGCACAGCAAAAGCTGCCCGGGCATTCAACGTATTCCGCCGGAACGTGGCGCACATTAAAACACATTCCATGAAGGCGGAAATCTATGGCGATCTCGACCGGTGTCTGCGTGCTTATTTTGGCGACCGCCTACATCTCGTCCCCGGTGCACTTTCCTACCGGGATGCCGAAGCCCGCCTGCTGGACGTCGGTGCCGATGACAAGACCTTGGAGGAACTGAAGCATCTCTTTGCACTCTGCGAAGCCTACCGCTTTACCCGGGATTATAACGAAACAGGCAACGCTGCCAAAATTGTGCGTGAGGCCACCCGAATCGTCCGTACTGTTGAGAGGAAACTGAAATGA
- a CDS encoding tetratricopeptide repeat protein, whose translation MISKGCKIILPLLAATLVQAAPKTFKAGNRALAEGRFDDAINLYHEAIAEAPESGELYFNLGNAQYRAGSYEEAMASYEFAASMTESEHTRGRSWYNMGNCMIKNGEALRETDAHAAADYCRQAAWFYRMALDYDPTFSDAAYNLEMSQRIVAGIEEEIQQKEEDEQKQNELITYIREKLQEFIERQAQLLSIQDIGEAQKQLENETRELAKLIETSGLQADIPMPDGTTVPGPLKETWEHTVKAAEAMAVPDQPTALAELTAALGSAPEDPNQQEGESDEESEDYEDYDMEYEESDQDADMYEEADPFGDFSEYEEIRGVPPPNQTEMDILAEEIRNQERRKEKKAGEYKAVEKDW comes from the coding sequence ATGATTTCCAAGGGTTGTAAAATAATACTGCCTCTGCTTGCCGCAACTCTCGTACAGGCCGCACCAAAAACCTTCAAAGCAGGAAACCGGGCACTGGCGGAAGGGCGCTTCGATGACGCCATCAATCTGTATCATGAGGCCATCGCCGAGGCGCCCGAATCGGGGGAACTCTATTTCAACCTGGGCAATGCACAGTATCGCGCCGGAAGCTATGAAGAGGCGATGGCTTCATATGAATTCGCGGCCTCCATGACGGAATCCGAACATACCCGCGGACGCAGCTGGTACAATATGGGTAATTGTATGATCAAAAACGGCGAGGCGCTGCGGGAAACCGATGCGCATGCGGCGGCGGACTACTGCCGGCAGGCCGCCTGGTTCTACCGCATGGCGCTCGACTACGACCCGACCTTTTCCGATGCGGCATACAATCTCGAAATGAGTCAGCGCATCGTCGCCGGTATCGAAGAGGAAATTCAGCAAAAGGAAGAGGATGAGCAGAAACAAAATGAGCTCATTACCTACATCCGCGAAAAACTGCAGGAGTTTATCGAACGACAGGCACAGTTGCTGAGCATACAGGATATCGGCGAAGCACAGAAACAGCTGGAAAACGAAACGCGGGAACTCGCTAAACTAATAGAGACCTCCGGGCTTCAAGCCGATATTCCGATGCCCGACGGCACGACAGTCCCCGGCCCGCTGAAAGAAACCTGGGAACATACGGTCAAAGCTGCCGAAGCCATGGCCGTTCCGGATCAGCCGACGGCACTGGCGGAACTGACGGCGGCACTCGGATCGGCCCCCGAAGACCCCAATCAGCAGGAAGGTGAATCCGACGAAGAGTCGGAGGACTACGAAGATTATGATATGGAGTATGAGGAGTCGGATCAGGATGCGGATATGTATGAGGAGGCCGATCCGTTCGGCGATTTTTCCGAATATGAAGAAATCCGCGGCGTTCCGCCCCCGAACCAGACAGAGATGGATATTCTGGCTGAGGAGATCCGGAATCAGGAACGGCGGAAAGAAAAGAAGGCCGGCGAATACAAAGCGGTTGAGAAAGACTGGTAA
- a CDS encoding vWA domain-containing protein codes for MIYFYTPSALLWLWLVPVVAGLFIYSSAKRRKAIAAFGAGGHFISRKREAFSATAATGLIIIALARPAWNLEETKLQESGRDVIFLLDVSRSMLAEDMHPTRLENAKTAIHDCIEGLSGDRVGLVLFAGSAEIRCPLTVDYDYFRMALRQASPDSVAAGGTMIAHALERTLEKLVMDEKSGMVDLIMITDGEDQIDGPDEVEAVRKLEEAGVRFIGIGLGDRSRGSRIAVLDEETGVRSYLKNGNQEIWTKLNSETLRRMAGAIQDGIYFDVGSGPFNLSQIYRQIMVDAQRTATDKQVMERYEEKFHLFLSGAVILLLISNRWRKTS; via the coding sequence GTGATCTATTTTTATACGCCTTCCGCTCTGCTTTGGCTGTGGCTTGTTCCGGTGGTTGCCGGACTGTTCATCTATTCTTCGGCCAAACGCCGAAAAGCCATTGCGGCATTCGGTGCCGGCGGACACTTTATCAGCCGGAAACGCGAAGCATTCAGTGCCACAGCTGCAACCGGACTGATCATCATCGCCCTTGCCCGCCCGGCATGGAATCTGGAAGAGACCAAACTCCAGGAAAGTGGTCGCGACGTCATCTTCCTGCTGGATGTGTCCCGCTCCATGCTCGCAGAAGATATGCATCCGACCCGGCTCGAAAATGCGAAAACGGCCATTCATGATTGTATCGAAGGACTTTCCGGCGACCGTGTCGGACTCGTTCTTTTTGCCGGTTCGGCCGAAATCCGCTGTCCGCTGACCGTGGACTACGACTACTTCCGCATGGCCCTCCGGCAGGCTTCGCCCGACAGTGTGGCAGCCGGCGGAACCATGATTGCACACGCGCTGGAGCGCACGCTGGAGAAACTCGTGATGGACGAAAAATCCGGCATGGTTGACCTCATCATGATTACGGATGGCGAAGACCAGATTGATGGCCCCGATGAAGTGGAGGCGGTCCGGAAACTTGAAGAGGCCGGTGTGCGCTTCATCGGTATCGGACTGGGCGACCGTTCGCGCGGCAGCCGCATTGCGGTTCTTGATGAAGAAACGGGAGTCCGGTCTTACCTCAAAAACGGAAATCAGGAAATCTGGACGAAACTGAACTCGGAAACACTGCGCCGCATGGCTGGCGCAATTCAGGACGGCATCTATTTTGATGTCGGCAGCGGCCCGTTCAATCTCAGTCAGATCTATCGTCAGATCATGGTCGACGCCCAACGCACCGCAACCGATAAACAGGTCATGGAACGTTATGAAGAAAAGTTCCATCTCTTTCTCTCCGGCGCCGTTATTCTTCTCTTGATTTCCAATCGCTGGAGGAAAACGTCATGA
- a CDS encoding vWA domain-containing protein, whose protein sequence is MKLALPWMLLLLLPILKMIFDHFRKKGSPALIFSTLASFKKVPATTRQRFMPLLFWLQVFALALLVFAAARPQIKDMTQGIPKEGVAIELVVDISSSMDISMPFQDTTMSRMDVTKMVVEQFAAERPDDLLGLITFARYADTVCPLTLSHDSLEFFIRQLEIESRPNEDGTAFGDAVTLAAARLKTAEERYSQEDEAAGYEIKSKVIILLTDGNNNCGRHLPMEGAALAQHWGIRLHTIAITDPPEMKTIQTPEGPVEIEEEPLVQERILQKMAEETGGIYRRATDEASLRDVYNEINTMEKSEIESDRYHTYKDVFQPFAILALILLASHSVLSTTWLRRIP, encoded by the coding sequence ATGAAACTTGCACTTCCATGGATGCTGCTTCTGCTGTTGCCTATCCTGAAAATGATCTTCGATCACTTCCGGAAAAAGGGAAGTCCGGCGCTCATTTTTTCAACATTGGCTTCGTTTAAAAAAGTCCCGGCCACCACACGGCAGCGGTTTATGCCGTTGCTCTTCTGGTTGCAGGTCTTCGCTCTGGCATTACTCGTATTCGCTGCGGCCCGGCCCCAGATCAAGGATATGACACAGGGCATTCCAAAAGAAGGCGTCGCCATTGAGCTCGTAGTCGACATTTCCAGTTCCATGGATATTTCCATGCCGTTTCAGGATACCACCATGAGCCGTATGGATGTGACCAAAATGGTGGTCGAACAATTTGCCGCCGAACGGCCGGACGACCTCCTCGGGCTGATTACTTTTGCACGCTATGCCGATACCGTCTGTCCGTTGACCCTCAGCCATGATTCGCTCGAATTTTTTATCCGGCAGCTGGAAATCGAATCCCGTCCGAATGAAGACGGCACCGCCTTCGGCGACGCCGTCACACTGGCTGCCGCCCGCCTGAAAACGGCGGAAGAACGCTACAGCCAGGAAGACGAAGCTGCCGGTTACGAAATTAAATCGAAAGTCATTATCCTGCTGACGGACGGAAACAACAACTGTGGACGCCATCTTCCGATGGAAGGAGCCGCACTGGCCCAGCACTGGGGCATCCGACTCCATACCATCGCCATCACCGATCCGCCGGAAATGAAAACCATTCAGACTCCCGAAGGCCCCGTCGAAATCGAAGAAGAACCCCTGGTGCAGGAACGCATTCTTCAGAAAATGGCCGAAGAGACCGGAGGGATCTATCGCCGTGCCACCGACGAGGCTTCCCTTCGCGATGTCTACAATGAAATCAACACCATGGAGAAATCCGAGATCGAGTCCGACCGCTATCACACCTATAAAGATGTTTTCCAGCCCTTCGCAATACTCGCGTTGATTCTTCTGGCCAGTCACTCTGTGCTGTCCACCACATGGCTCAGGAGGATTCCGTGA
- a CDS encoding DUF58 domain-containing protein — protein MSDQRQTELLKRVRQIDIKSRKVVTELLGGEYKSVFKGRGMEFDEVREYMPGDEVRTIDWNVTARTGKPFVKRFIEEREQALFFLVDMSASGAFGSMKQTKNEIAAEICGMLAFSAIKNNDRVGLLIFTDEVECFIAPDKGQHHVLRIIREILSFNPKGTGTSIAGALDYLGKMIKRQCVTFLISDFQDTNYDKQLKLAAYHYDLIAVTITDPRERELPNAGLVELQDAETGEQILVDTASAAARKRFNTAAKARQLEIREQFTRLNIDQIDVHTDRDHVRDLARFFRTRGERQTL, from the coding sequence ATGAGCGATCAACGTCAAACTGAACTGCTGAAACGCGTCCGCCAAATCGACATTAAAAGTCGCAAGGTCGTCACCGAACTACTGGGCGGAGAATATAAAAGCGTCTTCAAAGGACGCGGTATGGAATTCGATGAAGTCCGCGAATACATGCCCGGAGACGAAGTACGCACTATCGACTGGAACGTCACGGCGCGCACGGGCAAACCCTTTGTGAAACGCTTTATCGAAGAGCGCGAACAAGCGCTCTTCTTTCTGGTCGATATGTCGGCCTCCGGCGCATTCGGATCGATGAAACAAACCAAAAATGAAATCGCCGCAGAAATTTGCGGCATGCTTGCTTTTTCGGCCATCAAAAACAACGACCGGGTCGGACTGCTCATTTTCACCGATGAAGTCGAATGCTTTATCGCCCCCGATAAAGGTCAACACCACGTACTGCGCATCATTCGCGAAATCCTCAGTTTTAATCCCAAAGGCACCGGCACCAGTATTGCCGGCGCGCTCGACTATCTCGGAAAAATGATCAAGCGCCAATGCGTCACTTTTCTCATCTCCGATTTCCAGGACACCAATTATGACAAACAGCTGAAACTCGCGGCCTATCACTACGACCTCATTGCCGTAACCATCACCGATCCGCGAGAACGTGAACTTCCCAACGCCGGGCTCGTGGAACTGCAGGATGCCGAAACCGGCGAGCAGATTCTCGTTGATACCGCCAGTGCAGCTGCACGTAAAAGATTCAATACTGCAGCCAAAGCGCGGCAACTCGAAATCAGAGAGCAGTTCACCCGGCTCAATATCGACCAGATCGATGTCCACACCGACCGCGACCACGTACGCGATCTAGCCCGCTTTTTCCGAACCCGAGGAGAAAGGCAGACCCTGTGA